In Salmonella enterica subsp. enterica serovar Typhimurium str. LT2, a single window of DNA contains:
- the acrE gene encoding transmembrane protein affecting septum formation and cell membrane permeability (similar to E. coli transmembrane protein affects septum formation and cell membrane permeability (AAC76297.1); Blastp hit to AAC76297.1 (385 aa), 88% identity in aa 1 - 380) has product MTKHARFSLLPSFIIFSAALLAGCNDQGDTQAHAGEPQVTVHVVETAPLAVTTELPGRTSAFRIAEVRPQVSGIVLKRNFTEGSDVEAGQSLYQIDPATYQADYDSAKGELAKSEAAAAIAHLTVKRYVPLVGTKYISQQEYDQAIADARQADAAVVAAKAAVESARINLAYTKVTSPISGRIGKSNVTEGALVTNGQSTELATVQQLDPIYVDVTQSSNDFMRLKQSVEQGNLHKDSASSTVQLVMENGQVYPIKGTLQFSDVTVDESTGSITLRAVFPNPQHSLLPGMFVRARIDEGVQPNAILVPQQGVTRTPRGDAMVMVVNDKSQVEARNVVAAQAIGDKWLISEGLKPGDKVIVSGLQKARPGVQVKATTDAPAAKTAQ; this is encoded by the coding sequence ATGACGAAACATGCCAGGTTTTCACTCCTGCCCTCATTCATCATATTCTCTGCTGCGCTGCTGGCCGGTTGTAATGACCAGGGAGATACCCAGGCTCATGCCGGCGAGCCGCAAGTCACCGTCCATGTGGTCGAAACAGCGCCGCTAGCCGTAACGACCGAACTTCCCGGACGTACGTCCGCATTTCGCATTGCGGAGGTTCGCCCCCAGGTGAGCGGGATCGTGCTTAAAAGAAACTTCACCGAAGGTAGCGATGTAGAGGCCGGGCAGTCGCTCTATCAGATCGATCCTGCCACTTATCAGGCTGATTATGACAGCGCTAAAGGCGAACTTGCTAAAAGCGAAGCGGCTGCGGCTATCGCGCACCTGACGGTCAAACGCTATGTTCCACTGGTCGGCACAAAATATATCAGCCAACAGGAATATGATCAGGCGATTGCCGACGCCCGCCAGGCCGATGCCGCCGTTGTGGCGGCAAAAGCCGCTGTTGAAAGCGCGCGTATTAACCTTGCGTATACCAAAGTCACCTCACCCATCAGCGGGCGTATAGGAAAATCTAATGTGACTGAAGGCGCGCTGGTGACTAATGGTCAGTCAACTGAACTGGCTACCGTGCAACAACTCGATCCGATTTATGTCGACGTGACGCAATCAAGCAACGACTTTATGCGACTCAAGCAATCCGTCGAACAAGGTAACCTGCATAAAGACAGCGCCAGTAGCACGGTTCAACTGGTAATGGAAAATGGTCAGGTCTACCCGATTAAAGGCACGCTGCAATTTTCCGACGTTACCGTAGATGAAAGCACCGGCTCTATCACGCTCAGGGCGGTGTTCCCTAACCCGCAACACAGTCTGCTTCCCGGTATGTTTGTTCGCGCCCGCATTGATGAAGGCGTCCAGCCCAATGCCATCCTTGTCCCCCAGCAGGGCGTAACCCGCACGCCGCGCGGCGACGCAATGGTGATGGTGGTTAACGATAAAAGCCAGGTCGAAGCCCGCAATGTCGTGGCGGCGCAGGCTATTGGCGATAAATGGCTCATCAGCGAAGGGTTAAAACCGGGCGATAAGGTCATCGTCAGCGGCTTACAAAAAGCGCGACCGGGCGTCCAGGTGAAAGCCACTACCGATGCTCCTGCAGCGAAAACGGCGCAATAA